The stretch of DNA ggtttaggaaaagaagaacgggacggttgggtttaggaaaacaataacgggacgcgggacaataacgggacggttggatttagtaaaagaagaaagcgacggttgggtttaggaaacgtgacacacgggacacgatccccggtctcctgggtgaaagtcctgtgttgtttgacccatccaccaccccaaccaacctccctacgcagatttcatactactcgctaccgtagacactgttaatgctacgtcatcttctcattgactttacattggcactgttttcgtggtggccacaaggaattttcacacatttcacCACCACATAATgcgctgttaacagttcgtgattatttcatggaattctgtgagaccaggctatctattttaggtatataatgctctattggtgaagtagcattgatcccATTGACTGAGGGGGGGAGACATTTTGTCCCCCACTggggataaaaataattcagcagatgCAGGGATATGTAAAATCGCATCCTGTTtaggactacagatggaaagtaGCATAATGCTAAATCTGGTGCAGCCATCTTTTTAATGTAACTGCACATTGTCctgctaaataaactaaactaaactaaactaaaacgtGCTTATTTACTAGTCTATTCTCTCTCAGTGGTTGACCCGTCGGGTGTTTGTCTGCAGGTGGTGTGGGTGGGAACATGTCTGGGCGCCATCCTGCTGGGACTGGATCTTGGTCTGGTGCTGGGCTTGGGGGTGGAGCTGCTCACTGTCGTCTTCAGGACTCAATTGTAATGACATGATAGTGGATTTACTTCTACTACTTCATGTCAACACCCCAACTATagtattcatttcatttaatttacatGAATTATGCAGCATAGAGCAGTGTAAATCTGCCTGTCCCTTTAAAGAGGCGCTCCAGCCATTTAGTgttgcacttccataaagttggggACTAACAATACCAGGGTTTATCCTGACTCAGAATGAGCCTCGGGGGGGGGGCAGTAAGCATGATCGGTCTGTGTACAGTAAAGACAAAGAGTCTGTGTaaccttatttgacagaaatctatgcatttcctgttatttctgacaatttgataaacaaaaatgtatattatgcttgagtaaataaaccccaattaacaaaactgattacaaaaaataacattaatatttaaataaatcccCAGAAGAGTCTGACAGCCTGACTCTGGAGATACAACTGAGGCTAGCTctcatattcaagtttatgtGCTGCTTGTTTGGAAATTGCTCTAAAACACATTCAGAGAGAATTTTAATAGctgtttttattcacaattCTTGGTGCTGGggattttcctttggggctggctaaaaTCTCTTTGGGGGTGGGGGCATCAAAGATTcttctatgcaggaaaaaccctgaatACACAGATGGAGATGGAAAAGAAGAAATGATCAAAATCCAGATTTTTAGTCCCTAGTCTGGGTCAAGCTCAAAAAACACCACTTTCCACGGCATGGTCCGGCTCAACTAGACTCTACTGGACACAATCGGTTTGGGGCTTCATTTAGAAAAGGTTTTGGatgataaatgtttttttgggtggagtaaaaaacacagcagtttgCCCCTTTGTCACTCCCCCCCACACTTTTGGTTCCCGTGATCCAACCACATTAAATATCAGCTACTGTAGAtctctgatatttaatgtacaaaTACTTGTCTTATCTTTGACTGATGTTCCCTTTTAGTGTCTTTTATGAGAACGATAAAGTAAAAttacagataatatatatatattttttaatctgAAAAACACGAGTATTGTGGCCAAGAACCTAATCATTTCTTTCTAGCCCCCGCTGTTCTGTCTTGGCGAACATCCCAGGGACCGACCTCTACAAAGATCGCAAAGATTACCTGCATGTAAGTATGTTCAATGAAAACATAACAAAAGGTAAACACTGTTGAATGGTTTCCGTTCGAGATATCCTTCTGAATGCCATTTGTTTGATCATAATGCTTCTTTTCTCAGATATTGGAACCAAAGGGAGTCAAAATCTTCAGGATACCATCGCCTATCTTCTTCGCCAACATTGAGTTCTTCAGGGACAAGCTTGTAGAAGCTGTATGTAGCCTACGACACATCTCCGCCATCCTCTGCTTCAATACGTTTTTTTCGccgaaaataaatgtaatgccTACACGTGGTTGTTCCAGGTTGgatttaaccctctgagggtTTTGAGGAAGAGGAACAAGGCTCTGAGGAAAATCAAGAAACTGTTGCAGAAAAAGGATGATGCCATTACAGAGGTGAGACCTTAAagtgtaactactgtttttttttccaacctggaccctatttgcctatgtttttgtgtgtaattgactaatgggaacaacaatctttgaaattagtCCTGTATTGAGCGACAACGCTGTAACCGTGAACCAGGCTGCATTGTAACCCTATAGGGTTAATGTGCATCATAAattttgtccactaaaagtgcttttttttgACAGGCCAGATTGTtcttctaagtgtctgacaacattatggaaaggatccctaaaGAAATACTTTAAAAGAGTAAAATCCTTTCCGCTCCGAGATCGCTATCGcgaaacccaccagactccatttaattAAACAATCCCTTTAGCGTGTGTAGAGAAAGCAtatttttcacatgtaaatgggtcaATTATGTGTTTAggtcaaccaaaccagagtgctGATTGTTGgcaaagtggaaagacgaaccaaAATGGCTTTTAtagtttaatttagtttctgttgactttgaatgaagtgtgttttacgatgataaaattactgtttatttaaatggagtctggtgggttaagCGATACTATTTggtggatgtttttatgtttaaaaaaaggatcttactctttaacagaaaaggTCAACCTCTGTaggaatcctttccataatgttgtcagacacttatataataatacttattattaataatacttaATAATCTGTCAGCCTGTCAATGGCAAAACGAATACTTTTTGTGgacgtaaattgaaggtgcgcaattgccctattaacttacgtTGTAACTTAATTTGCAGACTgccgatcttgcttaatactggaccaatgtgaAAGATTGTTGTatccatcagtcacttagacacaaaaaagaaaaataaggtCCAGCttgaagttaccctttaatataCTAGAAGCACTCCACCAGTTGAGTGCTTCAACATGTTCTTCCAAAACGCTTTAAGCCTACTTTCCTACATCTTTCAACCAGAGAGGCGTGAGGGATTTAGTAGACCAGATGACTGATGAGTTTTGCATGAACGTGGAGGAGTTGGATCTGCCCTCTGACTCCAAAGACCTCCCGTTCCGGTTGGACTGGAGCGCCGAGCTTCCCGCTAACATCAATGTTCCCAGAGTGGACCTCCACAGTCTGGTGCTGGACTTCTCTGCTGTCTCCTTCCTGGACATCTCTGCTCTGAAGGGACTCAAAACGGTAACAAGTCGTTCAGGGGGCCTCCACATGCTAAAGCTTAACGAGCCCCTGTTATGCTTTTATGGAATTGTTCCTGTCTTTCAGTGTGGTATATCGTTTTTTTGTGTATTCAATAGATGTATAAATtacaaaaagacacatttccCTCCAAGACTGTAACATTCTGTTGATGCAGATGGTGTGTCTATTGGCAgaaattattttgtttattcCAAATATATCAAAACTGAATGAGTAAAAGACATTGCTTCCTCTGCAGCAGATTTTTCTTGGGTGAGACCTTTAAGACAGTGTTCAGAACATCAAATGAATAAAGGAATGgatgtaatacaaaaaataagaaTATGGTGAACACTATACAGCAATAACAACTTGTGACAGAAAAATGGAACATGTTTTAGAAAGACCTTAACATGAACCTGCCATGAGACAAAACCCCATGTTATATTTGATATGGTATTATGCAACTGGGCATCGTGCAATACAGAAGTTATTGACCACGGCATGAGTTAACGGGAAATGTGCAATCATTATCAAAATGAAGTGCAATACGAGGGGGTCTATTAGACGTTCATTGAAGCATTGGATGAGATAATGTATGATTATGTTTCTATGTAGGTcaactgtatgtttattgtgtgtttatgcgCGATGTGTCGCCATTTCGTTCCTCTCGAATGCCCAAGATGAATTTCTCCTATAGGAGACAATAAAGACTtaccttatcttatcttatcttatccaCCCTGCCACACCAAGATAGTCAAAAAGGAATTGAAAATCCACTGTATGCAAAAACATCACAAATAAGTGGGGAACACTGGCAATCTGCATTAACGTGTAGCCAATTATCACTCATCGGCTGCATGTGTAATTCTATATTTCATATACTAACACACGTGGGATTATTTCTTATTTTCCACAGACACTCAAAGACTTCCTCCGTGTTGATGTGGATGTTTACGTTGTTTCTTGTGACGGTGAGTTTTATTCTTAAAAGGACAAAATCCAATAGAGTCAGTGATGAGGACCAGCGGTGGAAATGTATCAAGTATATTTCCTCCAGTACTGTATTTAAgttcaaatgttgaggtacttgtactttacttgagttttttcttttcatgccactttctacttctactgcgctacatctcagagagaaatattggactttttactccactacattcatctgttacagctttacttactagttactttagttactccactacattcatctgttccagctttagttactagttactttagttactccgctacattcatctgttacagctttagttactagttactttagttactccactacattcatctgttacagctttagttactagttactttagttactccgctacattcatctgttacagctttacttactagttactttagttactccactacattcatctgttccagctttagttactagttactttagttactccgctacattcatctgttacagctttagttactagttactttagttactccactacattcatctgttacagctttacttactagttactttagttactccactacattcatctgttacagctttagttactagttactttagttactctgctacattcatctgttacagctttagttactagttactttacacattaagaattttgcacacaaaacttGTGTGATTTTTAAACTGCCTAACAATatatccagtggtggaagaaatattcagatcctttacttaggtaaaagtactagtaccacactgtaaaaaatactctgttacaagtaaaagccctgcattgaaaatgttacttcagtaaaagtatgtaagaatcatgaggaaaatgtacttaaagttttaaaagtaaaagtactcctcacattttaaaaactggaaaagatgcaggcctatatattgttaggcagtttaatttataatatacTTTTTACAAActtcatgtgttttgtgtgcaaaaatcttaatgtgttaaacaactaaagctgtaacagatgaatggagtggagtaaaaagtccaatatttctctctgaaatgtagcgcagtagaagtagaaagtggcatgaaaagaaaactaCTAGTACCTTAACATTTGTACTTaattacagtacttgagtaaatgtacttagttacattccaccgctgaATATgcaggcctacaagtccagctgagatgattagcaGATTAAACACTGAATTGaatgacagaactgtttggatagtttccagtttctcaaatgtgaggatttttctgcattgagaaattttaattttaatactcTAAGTACatgttcctgatgatacttacatacctTTGCTGAAGTACCGTTTTCAATTCAGGACTTTTTTGTAACAGAgtgttttacagtgtggtattagtacttttacttgagtaaaggatgtgaatacttcttccaccgctgatgAGGACACATGTACACTGAACATCAGGTGAGTAATACTGCCTGTGAAAACATGCTTCTCATGTGTTGACAGCGTACGTCCTGGAGAAACTACGCAGCTGTACGTTCTTCGATGACGAGATTGTGACCTCCATGTTCTACCTGACCCTTCATGACGCCATGCTGCATGTGCTTGAAAAACACAAGGGCAAAAGTAGAGGCGCGGTGGTAAGGGAAACTATTTATATTCTCCTTTCTGTACTGGGCTTCTCAATAAATCAGTcaatcaaatttatttaaagtgtaaaatcaCCATTATAAAgtaacacagaaaaacagacagcAACCAAACAACTGAATAGcaataaacaacacaaaaccAGCAGCGTAAGACAATAAAGGATGGTGTGTTATGGTTGGCTACagtatagtctcgctttgccggACTATGGACACGCTGTGGaccggaggaaggtctggctagtccacacagcattccgggatgggagaaaaacgtgctctggtttattggcatttctttaaatcacaatcgtcatgggcggtgctaagctccgcacagagccgcaaAATCTATATATTCTGTTTGAGTCTGGTCATGAGTCATGGAGCTAAACATATCTGGTTTAGCCTCAGGGTGGAACTAGAAGAAAGGTCGCGGGGGGGATAATTGAACACTTGATTGTGAAATTATAATCAAATCacaacacataaaaaaatagaaCTCATCCAATGGGAACCATGAATATCCACAGCAGATTTCATGGCAATCGCACATGAAATGTAAACAGATGAGGTGATTTCGCCTGAGAAAAATAGCTcgagaaaatgttttcaaattagtCTGAACGTCCCAACGATTTTGCACATACAAGGTTTTTGCCGGACAGCAACGATATCCACCGTGGGTGTATGGGGACCATTTATGTCTTTaaaccagggatcttcaacagggggtcctcaaagtcaatgcagggggggcTCCAAGTTATTGTTAATAATAGAATTTTTATCaaatcaaatatattttagccaatataaatccccactgaggACAGGcctactggcctataggtaaggtagtcccCATCCATAGATAGTTAATCCTGAGCATTTACTGTGCCGCAGGTATGTTTTAacataaaatcatgccaacaatttgtaggctatttaaaaagcttagtattctatgcaaaaaagggtatgtataaaggctttaggcagccctacatgttattgtaggccaatatgtaacttcattttatacaatgtatgtagtagggggtccctgctccatctcactCTTAGTTagttggcttaaaaaacgttgaagacccctgctttaaacTAAAAGGTTATGTAACACAAGAAACTTTTATTGGAGTAGATGTCTGTGAGTCATCTTGTGTATTGTAGCAATTTCCTTTTTCTTACTTCATAACTATTACaactcttttttgttgttgttgcagttaGCAGATACCAAACTCTAGAAGAGCAACTGTCTCCAGAAGGATCCTTTCAAAAAGACcacataaaaatgttaaaaatattgtaCCATATAATCTACTGTCACTAtactaaaacaaatattttgtaTGAGcgagttttattttgaaatgttgtttAGGTAAAACTCTATTGAAGTTCATGTAATTTGTATGGGCAATCCAGTCTGTTGTCCCATGAGTTGTTACTACTGTAGTGTCCTTTTTCTCACTGGTTGATAAATGCAATATATTTTCAAGATTAAACGAGGATTTTCAAGAATTTGGGGTAACAAGATGTTGTATGTGTGATTGTTTATGTCAATCAAGTATATCTTAAATACTCCACAAATGTGCGGCATCTAGATGGTTAAAACCAGCCCTCACTTTGACTATCTGCAGGTTTTTCAAAGACAACTTATGAGATTTTTAAACCGGTACATGAACAAACTAAATGtatgtagttgaaaaagtgagACATCAGTGCACTTAAAATATTGAGATACAGAGTGAGGTTTGAaagaataatttttttctaaACAAACACTGAAAAGTTAAAAGCAATAGAACCTGAAGAGGACCAACAGCTGCCAAAGTATCAGCTAATCCCTGATGGAGGATACACAAACTAcagcagacaaaataaaaacatggcaTTCCTTAGTCCCAACCGTGGCTCTGATTGAAAAGCAAACTGTCAAACATGAGAAGAATTACTTCTTCAACTTGGGGACATAAGCTTTGAAAGAACCAGACATATCCAAGAGACTCACAGAATGTCTTATAAAACATAACACACATTTGGTTATTTCCAAGGGTCTTCttttataaaacatgttttaattaccAAATGAAATGTCTTAAGATGATTTCAATGTTAAAATGCTAACTGTTCTGAATAACATCCAAAGCAAACAAACCAGCTGGTGATCCTTCACCAGTCCTCATATCAAAACAAAGATGAGAAGCACATCTGCCGTTAAAAATTTATTGAGACATAGTTAGCGTCttttaatgtacagtacatatgcGTGGAATCAGCTGacatatatacagaaatatttaccatacactataaaaaaaaaaagggacattgCTGCTCTTCTCCAAGTCTATTGTATGTTCAGCGGGAAGTTCAGTACACTTAATTAAAATGTGCAGCACATACACATTTTCTTCGGGGCCAATGTCATATCAAAGTCCTACACCCTGTAACCCTGAGGTCTACTATCACATTATTCAGACAAGTGGTATGGAACAGAATGACACACTGTCGCCCATTCATTCAGATGGCAGTTTACTGATAGTAAGGCCGGTAGCGGCCCTGATCTGGGTGGTGTGGTCCGGGCATCTGGCCCTGGGGAGGAGGGCCCTGCATTCGTGGAGGTGGGGGCCCTCTTGGAGCGGGCCACATCCCAGGACTGAGCCCTCCTTGCTGGCTGAACGGGGGACTGAGGGTGCCCTGGTCTTCAGGGAACTGCTGCATGGAGTTGGGGTTGTAATGATGAGGTGGGGGGGCGTTGACAGGAGGGCCACTGTGCTGTGGTGGAGGCCCAGGGGGCGGGTGGTTCATATAGGGGGGCATCTGGCCCATGATGTGCCCTGGTGGTGGGGTGATGGGTGGTGGAGCTGTGGACATGGGGGGCGGAGGGGCCTGGTTGTACACCATATGTGGTGTACCAGAGGCCTGGGGAGGATGCTGCATGGGGTGGCTGATAGGAGGAGGCGGGGGAGGTGGCGGGCCGAAGTGCTGCTGCGGCGGGGCCATCATGTGGTGAGAGTGGGACACTACAGGCGGCTGCCCGGGATAGTCCCcggggtggtggtggggtggCTGAGCAGGGCCTGGCCCACCAGAGAGGGGCTCCCGAGAGGAGGAGTCATCTTGGATGGGCACGGTGATGAGATTGCTGTGCTTACGGGTTGTTACCGTGGCGATGCGGAATGTCTCGGGACCAAGAGCGGTCGGGGGCGGGGCTTCGTGAGCTGTAGGTGGGGGCGGCTGACTGTAGGGATCATGACTGCCATGCTGGAGCGGGTTTGGGAGATGCACGTGGTTCTTGGGTAGGTGAGGTGGAGGCACGCGGAAACGGTCCGGGACCTCGGATGCAGGGGGCAGGTGCACAGGCTCCTGTCGGCCAGCGGAAGACTTGGCGGCCCTCATGTGGCGGTGGTTGACATGGGCCTGCAGGTCACGCTGGGACAGGTAGGTGCGCTTGCATCCCGGCACAACACTGCACATGTACAGGGCACCCCGCTGGCTTTGTTCGATGCGCTGCACTGGGTCTGTGCAGTTGTACATTGTGAGGCTGAACACAGGGACAACAGTTCAGAGACACAAAGCAGTAATATAACACATCTGAGGAGCTACATCACAAAATGCCACATACCCCTTTTAGTAAAATACTGCTAAATGGGGTCCAGTAAATATTGTTAAATCAACCGATTCACCACTCAGAATCTCATTTATAATACAGGATGTTAAAACTAAGGTCTTGCAATATTCACCACATcgaaaatagttaaaatgtctcaaaaagCTCACCCAGGGCACATcttttctcctttcttctcaTGGAGCAAAGCACAGTCATAACAGAAAACATGTTTGCAGGGGATCTGAGGAGTCAGAGGACAATTATCAGACATATGAACATTTTTCTGATTGCCTGCACACAGTTCAACTAAATACATACCATTCGTCCATATAGCTGGATAGGAAGACCACATTTATCACAAAAGTGAATTGGTACTTCATCTCTTTCTCCAATCAAATTTAACtgttgaagaaaaagaaaaaagaggagagaaagcacAGGTAACTACCGTTAAAACAGTCATATACACTTACTTGGATATCATCAGTGCTGAGGATTTGTCTACTTTTTTGTTTGCCCATTCTGACTGAATCAGAGAATTCCCCACACCGGGACCAATAGGAAGATACATGTTTAAAACAGTGTGACATCAGGACAACTTTTCTGATTCTCCGGCGGGTTTgaaaaagcatgttttgtttaaaaaaaaacacttctagAAGAAGCTGAAAAAATTGTTCAGATTCTTAAATTTACATCTGTCTGTGAATGTATCTTGGTAGAACACTgcaattatgaaaaaaaaagctccaaagttaagccaaaaaaacaataagtggatatataaaaaaaaaaaaaacatgagaacaTGTCCAACTtcaaaaaattgtttaaaaaaataataaattaataaaaaaataaaccatttgCATGATCAAAAAGCTGTAAAGCGCATAAAACTTTGTTTCAACCTACAGAAAAGTTTTATTGTGAGGCATAGCCATGTGATGAAAATTCATCCAATCTGCGACTGAGACTGCAACCCCCAGCACCAAACTACAGCACAGCCTAGTGttaaacagtggtggaagaagtattcagatcctttactgcagtaaaagtactaacaccacactgtataaatactctgttacaagtaaaagtcctgcattgaaaatgttacttaagtaaaagtctgtaagtatcatcaggaaaatgtacttagtattagggatgcaccgatcagACTTATTCAGTCCCGATACAGATACCTGGGCTTTGTGTATatgtcgatacccgataccaTACCGTTGCTGAATTAATAATCAACTGCATAActtccaccttataccttccCTCCACCAAGAaactaaagccaccagactttcctaactaaacattactttcctaactaagacaaaataacattgatgtaatgtattgaattcttatttatttgttatttaaaaaaaaacaattgtgcattcaaatcgaacttcttaaaataaatttaaataaataacaataatgggccacctttatataggtttataatggcttattctactgtcaggagtacatagaatatcacaaaaacatgttaatgtcatcatgtttactaaaagctttgattactaAAGGGTGTGGCTccacattatacaataactttatatgaaggagaatccatcaaacagttacagaagctaaactatttttattgtgcaaactgcaaagtagtaaaataaactcaaatcgaatgaatagcctacacagacaaacaactttgtttccctttcaaaacaaaatagttgtaagctagttGTATAgacactaccttggccacaggtaagttaggttgtagtgggggactgaacggagctccgctgtcagcctccttcgctgtttgaataatgttagcaggttggcggacgtatttcagcgaggcgagacatcttaaatccagtggggttttttttaagattattttttgggcttttctgcctttaatcgataggacagctaggtgagaaagggtgagagagggggaagacatgcaggaaatagtcacaggtcggactcgaaccctggacctctgcatagaggcataaacctctaaatacatgtgcgcctgctctatccactgagccaacccggccacattaaatccagtgttttaacATCTTTCTCAAGggtctgtagcgggaccggAGGTGGACTGCTTTCGTAACATTGCTCCGCTGCAGGCTTGAAGTGacatgtctttaacgttagcacgtaacgttagagcgacgggcaacaacagtggctaaattatgtccgattttttagaaacaaaaacaccttgcaacaacagacggctcctctcttgagcacacgttgttctggtgtatctccggtctttcttcatcctctagctaactttcttctcggttcttgaatgtgcagtaCCGACCagagcctctcccagcttaacagatgttatgctacctggctagctagctaggctagcagctataatgttacccagcatgccgttgGGCAGTGTAgcaacatttgtaaatgtaaaatgattagcgttagaaactgtttaagtcacaaattgttatatgctatgttgttttatccttttaaagagttagttgtgggttattaagttactaccatgagtgagaatgGTACGCAGTTAATAGGGGTCCCTGTGCTGcgatggaggaaaaaaaagaaaagaaaaaagaaaactggaTCGGCCGCGAAGCGCTTCATTTTtccgatccagctattttttCAATATCGGGGCCGACATCCGATCCTAATattggatcggtgcacccctacttAGTATTAAAAGTATAAGTACTCAATgcaaaagtccaatatttctctctgaaatgtagcggagtagaagtagaaagaggcatgaaaagaaaagaaaagaatcaagtaaagtacaagtacctctaatttggacttaagtacagtactggagtaagtgtacttagttacatttcaccactggtgttaagtttgtaaaatgtaaataattttGTGTGAATGATCTACAGACACAATTTTTACCTGTATGCTGTATTATCTGATtttccataaaaaaataaaattaaaataaaagttaataaatgtgttgtaatgttttataaaatattttatatataactgTGTTATACTGCTTAAAAGACATTTAGAAGCTATTCCTGCTTCTGGCCACGATTGTGCTTGTTAATTTGAGAAGCAAGAAAAAACGCTCAGAAATGGCTTGGGTTTCACAGGGTTAGCAGCCGTCTAAACCAGGGATGGGCAATCGGCGGCAGCCCTTGTCCTCACTTAAGTACGGCCTGCACATCAATTTCCAAATATCAATAAATTGTTTGACAGGTGTTGGGAGCAAGTGGCCCATTAAATTCCAATTGTAATTGGTAGCTACACTTTGCTAATTTAATGATAAGGGTTACAGCATCCTACTGGTCGAAGTGCGCAGTCACAATCTGGCCCTCAGGTAGTGAggataaaaaaattttttttttttaaatcacaaatgtTGCCCATCCCTGGTCTACGCTGTATGGGTTGTTTCACTCCCCACAGGTGATGTACCTTATAGTCCCAAAACAGTGCCTGGGGGAATCTCCTCTGAGTTGCAAACACATCACCAGCTTTAGCTCCACAATCAAACCTCTCCTCTTGCTTGAAGCCAAAGGTATCTGTAACACACAAGGCACAAATATTAATGATGTaatgcagaaaaacaaacaaacagagaaagcCCTAAAGTCTAATTCTATTGTTTTCAAAGTTGTGACCATGGGCCTTGATAGGGCTGTGACCAGAAGTTAATGTATTAATAATTCTAGATACCtgtaatatataaaaaactaaaatacatgAAAAGTTAGTGTAGACATCTATGTCTTTCTGAGATCACACATCAAACAGATGTCTTTACATGATCAACTTTAAAGCGTTATAGGAAAACAAGACTGCCTT from Perca fluviatilis chromosome 23, GENO_Pfluv_1.0, whole genome shotgun sequence encodes:
- the cbll1 gene encoding E3 ubiquitin-protein ligase Hakai isoform X2, producing the protein MDQSDNDLQGSDGSGILGGPDVRRRIPIKLISKQPIRSKPQPRTQRPSSRPCKSEAGEDDTFGFKQEERFDCGAKAGDVFATQRRFPQALFWDYKLNLIGERDEVPIHFCDKCGLPIQLYGRMIPCKHVFCYDCALLHEKKGEKMCPGLTMYNCTDPVQRIEQSQRGALYMCSVVPGCKRTYLSQRDLQAHVNHRHMRAAKSSAGRQEPVHLPPASEVPDRFRVPPPHLPKNHVHLPNPLQHGSHDPYSQPPPPTAHEAPPPTALGPETFRIATVTTRKHSNLITVPIQDDSSSREPLSGGPGPAQPPHHHPGDYPGQPPVVSHSHHMMAPPQQHFGPPPPPPPPISHPMQHPPQASGTPHMVYNQAPPPPMSTAPPPITPPPGHIMGQMPPYMNHPPPGPPPQHSGPPVNAPPPHHYNPNSMQQFPEDQGTLSPPFSQQGGLSPGMWPAPRGPPPPRMQGPPPQGQMPGPHHPDQGRYRPYYQ
- the cbll1 gene encoding E3 ubiquitin-protein ligase Hakai isoform X1, which encodes MDQSADNDLQGSDGSGILGGPDVRRRIPIKLISKQPIRSKPQPRTQRPSSRPCKSEAGEDDTFGFKQEERFDCGAKAGDVFATQRRFPQALFWDYKLNLIGERDEVPIHFCDKCGLPIQLYGRMIPCKHVFCYDCALLHEKKGEKMCPGLTMYNCTDPVQRIEQSQRGALYMCSVVPGCKRTYLSQRDLQAHVNHRHMRAAKSSAGRQEPVHLPPASEVPDRFRVPPPHLPKNHVHLPNPLQHGSHDPYSQPPPPTAHEAPPPTALGPETFRIATVTTRKHSNLITVPIQDDSSSREPLSGGPGPAQPPHHHPGDYPGQPPVVSHSHHMMAPPQQHFGPPPPPPPPISHPMQHPPQASGTPHMVYNQAPPPPMSTAPPPITPPPGHIMGQMPPYMNHPPPGPPPQHSGPPVNAPPPHHYNPNSMQQFPEDQGTLSPPFSQQGGLSPGMWPAPRGPPPPRMQGPPPQGQMPGPHHPDQGRYRPYYQ